Part of the Arthrobacter sp. MMS18-M83 genome is shown below.
TGCCGAGGCGTAGCCGAAGTCGGACTCGCCGAAGGCCTTCTGGTAGATGTACATCTGGATGACGCGGGAGGCGTTGACCGGTCCGCCGCCAGTGGTCACGGCGACCGTGTCGAAGACTTGGAACGAACCGATAACGGTGACCACCAGGACAAGGACCAGGACGGGGCGAAGGAGCGGCATGGTGATGCTCCAGAACGTCCGGGTGGGGGAGGCCCCGTCAAGGTTGGCCACCTCGTAGACGTGGTTGGGGATGGACTGCAGGCCGGCGAAGATCAGCAGGGCGGTGTAGCCCATGTGCCGCCAGACGTTCACGAAGGCGATGGTGGGGATGGCCCACTGTTCGCTCCCGAAGAACGCAATGCGGGGGAGGCCCAACCAGCTGATGACCTCATTGACGATGCCCAGCTGATAGTCGAGCATCCAGAACCAGAGCAGCGCGACGATCACGTTGGCCACCAGGAACGGGAGCAGGAGCGCGCCACGGATGAACGTCGACTTGGCCACGCGGTGCATGAGCAGTGCGAGTCCGATGGCGATGACGGTCTGGAATCCGATGTTCAGTGCTACGTACTGCACGGTGACCGCCATGGCGTTCCAGAACAGATCGTCGCTGAATATTGCCGTGTAGTTCTTGATGCCGATCCAGGTGGGGTCACCCAGGATGCTGTACTCGGTGAAGCTCAGGTAGATGCCCCGGATGGTGGGGATCAGGAAGAAAACTACAAAGCCGATCAACGCCGGGAAGATGAACAGAAGTGCGATCTTCAAGTCCCCGATCCGGCGAATGCTGAACTTGGACGGTTTGCCCGATTGGGGAGGTGCGGCGGGCTCCGCTTGTTTGGCAAGGGTGGTCATCTTCGACCCTTTCCTGACTGTGATGTGGGTTACAACTGATGGAAATCTACACGAGTAGATATGGCGGGGTCAAGTAACTTTGTGAGATTTTGTGCGATTATTTTGGATTTATTGCGTTTTGTTGACTCGAGTAGATCGTAGTGATTCACTGGCCTGAGCCGCCCTTCGGACCATATCCCGTCCGGAGACGGCACTCCGCGAGCAACCACCATCATCGAAGGGCTAACAATGACGTTTTCAATGGGAGTAGTAGGACTTGGCCAGTTTGGCGGCCAATTTGCCCAACTCTTCAAGCTCCATCCCGGGGTTTCCGCGGTCTACGCGGTGGATGAGCTACCTGAACGGGCAGCCAAGGCTGTTGAACAGCTGGGCCTGGACGGAACCATGGACAGCTTCGATGAGTTGCTGGCCTCCGACGTCGACGCCGTCGCCATCTTCACGCAGCGCTGGACACACGGTCCATTGGTGATCAAGGCGCTGCGCGCCGGAAAGCATGTCTACTCAGCCGTTCCCATGGCAATCTCCGAGGACCAGATCGCAGGGATCATCGACGCTGTGCGCGAGACCAAGCTTGTCTATGCCATGGGGGAGACAAGCTACTACAACCCCGCCACGGTCTACGCCCGCAAGCAGCACGCCGCTGGCAAGTTCGGCCGCATCTTCTACACGGAGGGTGACTACGTCCACGACATGGACTTAGGCTTCTACGAGGCCTACCAGTACAGCGGCGGCGAAAACTGGAAGGCAACCGCCAGCTATCCGCCCATGCTGTACCCCACCCACGCCATCGGCGGCGTGCTGGGGGCCGTACCCGGCTATGCGGTGAGCGTCAGCTGCATCGGCGTCAAGGACGATCGGGGCGACGGGGTCTTCGACAAGGAAGTCAGCATGTTCGACAACGACTTCTCCAACGCCACTGCGCTCTTCGAAATGAACGACGGCGGCGCGATGCGGACCAACGAGATGCGCCGCGTGGGCTATCCCTCGCACATCCGCGAGTCCCGGTTCCGTTTCTTCGGGACGGAGGCGAGCTTTGAGCAGTTGGCCACCACCACGCTGTGGCAGGACAAGGAGGGCGTGATGGACGTCTCTGAGCAAGTGGAGACCAAGCCGAGCATGTCGGCCGACGACCCGTCGCTGGCGGACGTCGCCCC
Proteins encoded:
- a CDS encoding Gfo/Idh/MocA family protein; the encoded protein is MTFSMGVVGLGQFGGQFAQLFKLHPGVSAVYAVDELPERAAKAVEQLGLDGTMDSFDELLASDVDAVAIFTQRWTHGPLVIKALRAGKHVYSAVPMAISEDQIAGIIDAVRETKLVYAMGETSYYNPATVYARKQHAAGKFGRIFYTEGDYVHDMDLGFYEAYQYSGGENWKATASYPPMLYPTHAIGGVLGAVPGYAVSVSCIGVKDDRGDGVFDKEVSMFDNDFSNATALFEMNDGGAMRTNEMRRVGYPSHIRESRFRFFGTEASFEQLATTTLWQDKEGVMDVSEQVETKPSMSADDPSLADVAPELRGAFISGLAPVHDASRLPAEFDGAPTGHEGSHQFLVDDFVTAVNQGSLPPVNAWVAARFTLPGVVAHESALRGGERLPIRDFGDAPEAL
- a CDS encoding carbohydrate ABC transporter permease; the encoded protein is MTTLAKQAEPAAPPQSGKPSKFSIRRIGDLKIALLFIFPALIGFVVFFLIPTIRGIYLSFTEYSILGDPTWIGIKNYTAIFSDDLFWNAMAVTVQYVALNIGFQTVIAIGLALLMHRVAKSTFIRGALLLPFLVANVIVALLWFWMLDYQLGIVNEVISWLGLPRIAFFGSEQWAIPTIAFVNVWRHMGYTALLIFAGLQSIPNHVYEVANLDGASPTRTFWSITMPLLRPVLVLVLVVTVIGSFQVFDTVAVTTGGGPVNASRVIQMYIYQKAFGESDFGYASALSVILFIILALVAFIQMKFLKGNETDLD